In Parasphingorhabdus halotolerans, a single window of DNA contains:
- a CDS encoding bifunctional 4-hydroxy-2-oxoglutarate aldolase/2-dehydro-3-deoxy-phosphogluconate aldolase, with protein MTIEQELEARLANAPVVPLIGANDTAVAVETANALNAGGLGVIEVVLRTDEAVDCMEAIAKQTSGLIVGAGTVLTVAQAEEVVARGAQFIVCPGLVDAVAEYCLKQNVPLYAGTMTAGEVQRAYALGLRTVKFFPASLAGGVPMLKALSSVFREMRFMPTGGVSAANLADFLAVPSVIACGGSWLTPADEIAAGNYDAITKLAREAVAIGRQARP; from the coding sequence ATGACCATCGAACAGGAACTCGAAGCGCGGCTGGCGAATGCGCCGGTCGTGCCGCTCATCGGAGCGAACGATACTGCGGTAGCGGTTGAGACCGCCAATGCGCTCAATGCGGGCGGGCTTGGCGTGATCGAAGTGGTGCTTCGTACCGACGAAGCGGTTGATTGCATGGAAGCGATCGCGAAGCAAACCTCGGGACTCATCGTCGGTGCCGGGACGGTTCTGACAGTCGCGCAAGCCGAAGAGGTCGTGGCGCGGGGCGCACAGTTTATCGTCTGTCCCGGACTGGTTGATGCCGTGGCGGAATATTGCCTGAAACAGAATGTTCCGCTCTATGCCGGAACCATGACCGCCGGTGAAGTCCAGCGCGCCTATGCGCTCGGTCTTCGCACGGTCAAGTTTTTCCCCGCATCGCTGGCGGGCGGCGTTCCGATGCTAAAAGCGCTATCCTCGGTTTTCCGGGAAATGCGTTTCATGCCGACAGGCGGCGTCTCAGCAGCGAACCTTGCTGATTTTCTTGCCGTACCTTCAGTCATCGCTTGTGGCGGCAGCTGGCTCACCCCTGCCGATGAAATCGCGGCAGGCAATTATGATGCAATAACCAAACTTGCGCGGGAAGCGGTCGCCATCGGCCGTCAAGCGCGTCCTTAG
- a CDS encoding sugar kinase: protein MADFLSFGEIMLRLKTPGHERFFQSPEFEATFGGGEANVAVALSNYGLNSGFVTALPDNDIGQHAINEVRRFGVDTSMIRRSGDRVGIYYLESGANQRPSKVVYDRAGSSICECGPGDFDWAKIYEGARWLHITGITPALSQTAADLSLECVKEAKKAGVTVSCDFNYRGKLWKYGKTAPEVMSELVKHVDVGIANEEDCQKSLGISVDVDVEAGELDTRKYEALSEKVLELYPDMKTIAITLRESMSADRNGWSACLRERGGDFKLSRRYEITDIIDRVGGGDSFASALIYGLNAYEDRQQSLEFAVAGSCLKHSILGDFNRVTVDEVEKLMGGDGSGRVQR from the coding sequence GTGGCCGATTTTCTTTCTTTTGGCGAAATCATGCTGCGGCTTAAAACGCCAGGCCATGAACGGTTTTTTCAATCACCGGAATTTGAAGCTACCTTTGGCGGTGGCGAAGCCAATGTCGCGGTGGCGCTGAGTAACTATGGCCTGAACTCCGGTTTTGTCACCGCACTGCCCGATAATGATATCGGCCAGCATGCGATCAACGAAGTGCGCCGCTTTGGCGTCGATACCTCGATGATCCGCCGCAGCGGCGATCGCGTTGGCATCTATTATCTGGAATCAGGCGCGAACCAGCGGCCGTCAAAAGTGGTTTACGATCGCGCTGGTTCTTCGATCTGCGAGTGCGGTCCCGGCGATTTTGACTGGGCAAAAATCTATGAAGGTGCCAGATGGCTGCACATCACCGGCATTACCCCTGCGCTTAGTCAGACTGCCGCCGACCTGAGCCTGGAATGTGTCAAGGAAGCCAAGAAGGCGGGAGTTACCGTCTCCTGCGACTTCAACTATCGCGGCAAATTGTGGAAATACGGCAAGACCGCGCCAGAAGTGATGAGCGAACTCGTCAAGCATGTCGATGTCGGCATTGCCAATGAAGAAGATTGTCAGAAATCGCTTGGCATCAGCGTTGATGTTGATGTTGAGGCCGGTGAACTCGACACCAGGAAATATGAAGCGCTGTCGGAAAAAGTACTCGAACTTTATCCTGATATGAAGACCATCGCGATTACCCTGCGCGAAAGCATGAGCGCTGATCGCAACGGCTGGTCAGCCTGTTTGCGCGAGCGTGGTGGCGATTTCAAATTGTCGCGTCGCTATGAGATTACCGACATTATCGATCGCGTCGGCGGCGGTGACAGCTTTGCATCCGCTCTGATCTATGGTCTGAATGCTTATGAAGATCGCCAGCAGTCGCTGGAATTTGCCGTCGCGGGAAGCTGCCTCAAGCACTCCATTTTAGGCGATTTCAACCGTGTTACTGTTGATGAAGTCGAAAAACTCATGGGCGGAGATGGTTCTGGCCGCGTGCAAAGGTAA
- a CDS encoding Nramp family divalent metal transporter — protein sequence MKEKLALFLPGIFLLGFNIGTGSVTTMATAGANYGMSLLWTVLISCAATYLMIANYGRYTLVTGETALEAFRKHIHPAVGVFFILALGVGVCGSVMGVMGIVAEISYEWSKTIIEGGIAPIYWAAFFCAIAYFIFWSGRTQVFERALAVIVAIMAACFVLNFFILMPPVVDMAAGLVPSVPEVSSSETGPLLLIASMVGTTIFSGLFIIRTTLVKEAGWTIEHDKQQRRDAAFAAIMMFVISASIMAAAAGSLFAEGIGLDSASQMIGLLEPLAGALAVSIFAIGIIAAGVSSQFPNLLMIPWLLCDFRGTPRDMTLWKYRVFVFAISLLGLVVPLFDARPVFVLILSQAFNVVLLPVTVGCIIYLGNRADLMGAYRNSLLTNAGLAGLFLFSLLTGYMGFLGLRDMLAG from the coding sequence TTGAAAGAAAAACTGGCGCTCTTTTTACCCGGGATTTTTCTCCTGGGCTTCAATATCGGAACGGGCAGTGTCACCACCATGGCAACGGCTGGCGCCAATTATGGGATGAGCCTGTTGTGGACCGTGCTGATTTCTTGCGCGGCGACATATCTGATGATTGCCAATTATGGCCGCTACACGCTGGTCACGGGCGAAACTGCGCTTGAGGCCTTCCGCAAGCATATCCATCCCGCAGTGGGCGTGTTTTTCATTCTCGCGCTTGGCGTAGGGGTTTGCGGCAGTGTGATGGGTGTGATGGGTATCGTGGCCGAGATCAGCTACGAATGGTCCAAAACCATTATCGAAGGCGGGATTGCTCCGATCTATTGGGCGGCTTTTTTCTGTGCCATAGCCTATTTTATCTTCTGGAGCGGGCGCACGCAGGTTTTCGAGCGCGCCTTGGCGGTGATAGTTGCGATCATGGCGGCCTGTTTTGTCCTCAATTTCTTCATCCTGATGCCGCCTGTGGTAGATATGGCAGCGGGGTTAGTGCCTTCGGTGCCGGAAGTGTCGTCCAGTGAAACCGGTCCGCTGCTGCTCATCGCGTCAATGGTTGGCACCACCATCTTCTCGGGTCTTTTTATCATTAGAACAACGTTGGTGAAAGAGGCTGGCTGGACGATCGAGCATGATAAGCAGCAGCGACGAGACGCGGCCTTTGCCGCGATCATGATGTTCGTCATCAGCGCTTCAATCATGGCAGCGGCGGCAGGAAGTTTGTTTGCTGAAGGGATCGGGCTTGATAGCGCATCCCAAATGATCGGTCTGCTCGAACCGCTGGCGGGCGCACTGGCCGTGTCGATCTTTGCCATCGGGATCATTGCTGCAGGCGTCTCTTCCCAATTTCCCAATCTTTTGATGATCCCGTGGCTGCTATGCGACTTTCGCGGGACGCCGCGCGATATGACCTTGTGGAAATATCGCGTTTTTGTGTTCGCGATTTCGCTGCTGGGGCTGGTCGTACCTCTATTTGATGCTCGGCCGGTCTTTGTACTGATCCTGTCGCAAGCGTTTAATGTCGTGCTGCTGCCTGTGACTGTCGGCTGTATTATCTATCTCGGCAATCGCGCCGATTTAATGGGGGCGTATCGCAACAGCCTGCTCACCAATGCGGGTCTCGCAGGCCTGTTCCTGTTTTCGCTTTTGACCGGATATATGGGGTTTCTGGGCCTGAGGGACATGCTCGCGGGCTAA
- the uxuA gene encoding mannonate dehydratase, with product MRESWRWFGPNDPVSLAEIRQTGATDIVSALHDISIGERWPREAIAAHKAMIEEHNDTMAPLHWTVVESIPVHDDIKLAAPGNQKYIDNWIATLENLAAEDITTICYNFMPVIDWTRTDLKYQLANGAYALRFDQDRFAAFDLFILRRANAADDYSQDEYGRAQRVYEAMTAEEMAGLTSTIIAGLPGKMTDAYTLEDFREALAKYAHLDHDGLRKNLVAFLAQVLPHAEKAGVKLAIHPDDPPWDMFGLPRVICTPDDLDKLFGALPSPANGITLCVGTYGSRPDNDLPQMAHDYAQRIHFAHLRGVTRDPDEQRSFYEASHLDSDIDMVRVIRHLLENERALSREIFIRPDHGHLMMGDINRTSNPGYSAIGRMKGLAEIRGVIKALSAAFPAA from the coding sequence ATGCGGGAATCGTGGCGATGGTTTGGGCCGAATGATCCGGTGAGTCTTGCAGAGATTCGCCAGACCGGCGCGACCGATATTGTCAGTGCGCTGCATGATATTTCCATTGGCGAGCGTTGGCCCCGTGAAGCCATAGCGGCGCACAAGGCGATGATTGAAGAACATAACGACACGATGGCGCCCTTGCACTGGACCGTGGTTGAAAGCATTCCGGTGCACGACGACATTAAACTGGCTGCTCCGGGCAATCAAAAATATATTGATAACTGGATAGCGACGCTCGAGAATCTGGCGGCGGAGGACATCACAACCATCTGCTATAATTTCATGCCGGTGATCGACTGGACCCGCACCGATCTGAAGTACCAGCTCGCAAACGGGGCCTATGCGCTGCGGTTTGACCAGGACCGATTTGCTGCCTTTGACCTGTTTATTTTGCGACGCGCTAATGCAGCGGATGATTATTCGCAGGACGAATATGGCCGGGCTCAACGCGTCTATGAAGCAATGACGGCGGAAGAGATGGCAGGCTTAACCAGCACGATCATCGCCGGCCTGCCGGGCAAAATGACCGACGCATACACGCTGGAAGATTTCCGCGAGGCGTTGGCAAAATACGCGCACCTGGATCATGATGGGCTACGTAAAAACCTGGTTGCTTTTCTGGCACAGGTTCTGCCGCATGCCGAGAAAGCAGGCGTAAAGCTCGCTATTCATCCTGATGATCCGCCCTGGGATATGTTTGGTCTGCCCCGCGTCATTTGCACGCCCGACGATCTCGACAAACTGTTCGGTGCATTGCCAAGCCCGGCGAACGGCATCACCCTGTGCGTCGGCACTTACGGCAGCCGGCCCGACAATGATCTGCCGCAAATGGCGCATGATTATGCCCAGCGCATCCATTTCGCCCATCTGCGCGGCGTGACTCGTGATCCAGACGAACAGCGCTCGTTTTACGAAGCCAGCCATCTCGATAGCGATATTGATATGGTCCGCGTCATCCGCCACCTGCTGGAAAACGAGCGCGCGCTTAGCCGCGAGATTTTCATCCGCCCCGATCACGGCCACCTGATGATGGGCGATATCAACCGCACCAGCAATCCGGGCTATTCCGCCATCGGCCGGATGAAAGGGCTCGCCGAAATTCGCGGGGTCATCAAGGCCTTGTCGGCGGCATTTCCGGCGGCGTAA
- a CDS encoding SOS response-associated peptidase family protein: MCNHYRNIPGALKTIESWADYVSHFRIDDAAEDVWPKKQGAIVREVAGEKVAETMHWGFPWTGKGKRPGTTKKMNTTNVRNLQSPLYRNIIGKAENRCLVPFHQFAEPKPRAGREEVWFTVNEQPVSCFAGIWRKQEEGNCYAFLTCDPNPLVKPIHPKAMPVILQPEDYDRWLSGDNAEGFREPFPSQLMSVVG; the protein is encoded by the coding sequence ATGTGCAATCATTACCGCAATATCCCCGGCGCGCTAAAGACGATTGAGAGCTGGGCGGATTATGTCAGCCATTTCCGCATCGATGACGCAGCAGAGGATGTCTGGCCGAAAAAGCAGGGCGCGATTGTGCGAGAGGTGGCGGGCGAGAAAGTTGCCGAAACCATGCACTGGGGCTTCCCGTGGACGGGCAAGGGCAAGCGCCCCGGCACCACAAAGAAAATGAACACCACCAATGTCCGCAATCTGCAAAGCCCGCTCTACCGCAATATCATCGGCAAGGCGGAAAACCGCTGCCTTGTCCCGTTCCACCAGTTCGCCGAACCAAAGCCGCGCGCCGGGCGAGAGGAAGTCTGGTTTACCGTGAACGAACAGCCCGTGTCCTGCTTCGCCGGTATCTGGCGCAAGCAGGAGGAGGGCAATTGCTACGCCTTCCTGACCTGCGACCCCAATCCGCTGGTGAAGCCGATTCACCCAAAAGCGATGCCTGTGATCCTGCAGCCGGAGGATTACGACCGCTGGCTATCCGGCGACAATGCGGAAGGTTTTCGGGAGCCGTTTCCATCGCAGTTGATGTCGGTGGTGGGGTGA
- a CDS encoding restriction endonuclease — protein MAIYDFKQLSPNDFEILTADLLEAKEGVRIERFKPGKDGGVDLRFAESSNENGTIVQCKHYASSKFSTLKSNLKKEAEKAVKINAQRYILVTSLPLNSFDKDQIIETMKGINLVRSDIWSCDDLNSAISDNPQIEKAHFKLWLGSTTMLEKILNSTVHCQTDFEVAKIHRNIKKYVKTSAFTDALQILEREHFLVISGPPGVGKTTLAEMILFYLLERGIEPVVLKSGISEAKSIYAPDRPQAFYFDDFLGATFLNENSPFIGKNHDREVVDLVDAITESENKLFILTTREHILKQSFEQSERIKHSKLSSAKYNLEIKSYGKFEKALILYNHMYFSELPEDFISKIVQNEFYLKIVEHENFNPRLIEWMTSQNRLNNVTADGYTIFIESLLENPSEIWKFAFEKQISEAGRSLLLLMHLNDGVLKNNEIKRRFKEFHGHRATKYNFSTRVDDLETALTELTDSFILPGKEAFRYINPSIGDFMNELFIDMPENVMDLISSQPSFESLARIWKFSSDSEGQKLRDFLKNEGEAIAPLMAHALDEMNKRQTGKFDQGASASQRMSVPICEMCREIGLQNFGISTKNVVETLLPRWRNASLVIESIAQLLLMIEEDEKLHPESSELKKQFWEEISSWGTGQELINALDYIENTSSQLDEDEAAIFQESVEKWLEERALEELQQSNFEFECDEIVEIAERLAKHCKLSHSSVQSCAVDRIKEIDDEADDDDFDSSIWEERMAESQMDDSVTDLFATLI, from the coding sequence ATGGCAATCTACGATTTTAAACAGCTTTCACCGAATGATTTTGAAATTCTTACTGCGGACCTTTTGGAAGCAAAAGAAGGAGTTCGGATTGAACGCTTCAAACCCGGTAAGGATGGGGGTGTAGATTTAAGGTTTGCTGAATCTTCAAACGAAAATGGTACGATTGTTCAATGTAAGCATTATGCGAGTTCCAAATTTTCAACTCTCAAGTCAAACTTGAAAAAGGAGGCAGAAAAAGCGGTAAAAATTAATGCGCAAAGATATATACTGGTAACGAGCCTACCATTGAATAGTTTTGACAAAGATCAGATTATTGAAACGATGAAAGGAATTAATTTAGTTCGCTCTGATATTTGGTCGTGTGACGATTTGAACTCCGCGATCAGCGACAATCCTCAAATAGAAAAGGCTCATTTTAAATTGTGGTTGGGCAGTACAACCATGCTGGAGAAGATTCTAAATAGTACAGTGCACTGTCAAACAGACTTTGAGGTTGCAAAAATCCATCGCAATATAAAAAAATATGTGAAAACATCAGCTTTTACTGATGCCCTGCAAATTTTGGAACGGGAACACTTTTTGGTGATCAGTGGTCCACCTGGTGTAGGTAAAACTACATTGGCAGAGATGATATTGTTCTATTTGCTGGAACGAGGAATCGAGCCGGTTGTGCTGAAATCCGGAATATCGGAAGCTAAATCGATTTACGCGCCGGATCGGCCTCAAGCATTCTATTTTGATGATTTTCTGGGAGCGACTTTTCTTAATGAAAATAGTCCCTTTATCGGCAAAAACCATGACCGAGAGGTTGTAGACTTGGTGGATGCAATAACTGAATCTGAAAATAAGTTGTTCATTCTCACCACACGAGAACACATTTTAAAACAATCTTTCGAACAATCAGAAAGAATAAAGCACTCAAAATTGTCTTCGGCCAAATATAATCTGGAGATTAAGAGTTATGGAAAGTTCGAAAAAGCACTTATCTTGTACAACCACATGTATTTTTCGGAACTGCCTGAGGACTTCATAAGCAAAATTGTACAAAATGAATTCTATCTAAAAATCGTTGAACATGAAAATTTCAATCCACGCCTGATTGAATGGATGACATCCCAAAATAGATTAAATAATGTAACTGCTGATGGATATACAATATTCATCGAGAGCTTGCTCGAAAACCCAAGTGAAATCTGGAAGTTTGCATTTGAAAAACAAATATCAGAGGCCGGTAGGTCTCTTCTGCTGTTGATGCATCTCAATGATGGCGTATTGAAGAACAATGAGATCAAGCGTCGGTTTAAGGAATTCCATGGGCATCGTGCAACCAAATACAATTTCAGTACTAGAGTTGATGACTTAGAGACCGCGTTAACGGAGTTGACCGACAGCTTCATTCTCCCGGGGAAGGAAGCTTTCCGCTATATTAACCCTTCCATCGGCGATTTTATGAATGAACTTTTCATTGATATGCCTGAAAATGTGATGGATCTTATCTCATCTCAGCCTAGTTTCGAAAGCCTAGCTAGGATTTGGAAATTTTCTTCGGACAGCGAAGGACAGAAATTGCGCGATTTTCTGAAAAACGAGGGAGAAGCGATCGCGCCGTTAATGGCCCATGCGTTGGACGAAATGAACAAGCGCCAGACTGGAAAATTTGACCAAGGAGCTTCAGCCTCTCAGCGCATGAGCGTCCCCATCTGCGAAATGTGCCGTGAAATAGGTTTGCAAAATTTTGGCATTTCAACCAAGAACGTTGTCGAAACACTGTTGCCTCGGTGGCGCAATGCTTCGCTGGTTATCGAGAGCATCGCACAGCTACTTCTTATGATCGAAGAGGACGAAAAACTTCATCCGGAGAGCTCGGAACTTAAAAAGCAGTTTTGGGAAGAAATTTCCTCATGGGGCACGGGGCAAGAACTGATCAATGCACTGGATTATATTGAAAACACTTCGAGCCAGTTAGATGAAGATGAAGCTGCTATCTTTCAAGAATCTGTCGAAAAATGGCTTGAAGAAAGGGCTTTAGAAGAATTGCAACAGAGCAATTTTGAGTTTGAGTGCGATGAAATTGTGGAAATTGCGGAGCGTTTAGCTAAACATTGTAAGCTGTCTCATTCCAGTGTCCAAAGCTGTGCAGTGGACAGGATTAAGGAGATAGATGATGAAGCAGATGACGATGATTTTGATAGCAGTATTTGGGAAGAGAGGATGGCGGAAAGTCAGATGGATGACTCCGTAACTGATTTATTCGCGACTTTGATATGA
- a CDS encoding CBU_0592 family membrane protein, with translation MDWMKIAVEVIGWSGALMLLGGYGLLTAGKIAANSRMYQGLNVIGALCFIINSGYNGAIPSATVNVIWMAIGLASFWQLAKHLPESPRP, from the coding sequence ATGGACTGGATGAAAATCGCGGTCGAGGTTATCGGCTGGTCCGGTGCGTTGATGCTACTCGGCGGGTACGGATTATTGACTGCCGGAAAAATCGCGGCCAATTCGCGGATGTATCAGGGATTGAATGTCATTGGCGCGTTATGCTTCATAATCAATAGCGGCTATAATGGGGCCATTCCGTCGGCCACGGTGAATGTGATATGGATGGCAATTGGTCTTGCTTCATTTTGGCAATTGGCGAAGCATCTCCCGGAAAGTCCGCGACCCTGA
- a CDS encoding carboxymuconolactone decarboxylase family protein codes for MPRLREIPRSEVTDEYVLALYNNLFGERDPVTEPGTATGTPGNWWTVFAQVPDAFKHTTEGFGFYRSPNRKLDPKLRELGQIRAGYAVGSQFVYSQHSKAMRFEGYSDQQVAAIPNWSTADCFSEVERAVLAYTDCLVLERGRVPEGVFDVLKKHLSEVEILELTYITCTYMMHAVMSRALKLEFDDVDERVLEVPAPDGATADVMGMVDKREKE; via the coding sequence ATGCCCAGACTGCGCGAAATTCCGAGATCCGAAGTAACCGACGAGTATGTCCTTGCGCTGTACAATAACTTGTTTGGCGAACGCGATCCAGTGACGGAACCCGGAACGGCTACAGGAACGCCCGGTAACTGGTGGACGGTCTTTGCGCAGGTTCCAGATGCCTTCAAACATACCACCGAAGGTTTCGGTTTCTATCGCTCTCCCAATCGCAAGCTCGATCCTAAATTGCGCGAACTCGGCCAGATCCGGGCGGGTTATGCTGTGGGATCACAGTTTGTTTACTCGCAACATAGCAAAGCGATGCGCTTTGAGGGCTATTCGGATCAGCAGGTTGCAGCAATCCCGAACTGGTCAACCGCCGATTGCTTCAGCGAGGTGGAACGCGCTGTGCTGGCCTATACTGATTGTCTGGTGCTGGAACGGGGTAGGGTGCCGGAAGGTGTTTTTGACGTGCTCAAGAAGCATCTTTCCGAGGTTGAAATACTGGAGCTTACCTACATCACCTGCACCTATATGATGCACGCTGTGATGAGCCGGGCACTTAAGTTGGAGTTTGATGATGTCGATGAGCGCGTGTTGGAAGTACCTGCGCCAGATGGCGCGACTGCTGATGTCATGGGCATGGTTGATAAGCGTGAAAAGGAATAA
- a CDS encoding VOC family protein — MSYHHLALAAKDMKAIHAFYEGVMGFELVKVEIAPVMGGGWGKHFFYRMDGDDSKFIAFWELMDTPGEGRYKFDLNEAAGTPQGTNHYSFSVDTSEELVAWRQKWNASGLDVLEIDHNWCHSVYTKDPNGNMIEFCLTTGTFTDDDRKRAIAALDEKEMQASPRLHQ, encoded by the coding sequence ATGTCTTACCACCACCTCGCGCTCGCCGCAAAAGACATGAAAGCGATCCACGCATTTTACGAAGGCGTGATGGGCTTTGAACTGGTCAAAGTCGAAATCGCACCGGTCATGGGCGGCGGCTGGGGTAAGCATTTTTTCTACCGGATGGATGGCGATGATAGCAAATTTATCGCCTTTTGGGAGTTGATGGATACGCCGGGAGAGGGTCGCTATAAATTTGATCTCAATGAAGCCGCTGGGACACCGCAGGGAACCAACCATTATAGCTTTTCGGTCGATACATCTGAAGAGCTTGTTGCTTGGCGTCAAAAATGGAATGCGTCGGGGCTCGATGTTCTGGAGATCGACCACAACTGGTGCCATTCGGTGTATACCAAAGACCCCAATGGCAATATGATCGAATTCTGCCTGACCACTGGCACGTTCACCGACGATGATCGCAAGCGCGCCATTGCAGCATTGGACGAAAAAGAAATGCAAGCATCCCCCCGCCTGCATCAATGA
- a CDS encoding sulfite exporter TauE/SafE family protein has translation MTAHTGLSLLSFLAVCLIVGGAAFFRGLTGFGYAILSVPFVSLVATPEVAVVMAILMQLIIGPFGIRQAAGVIDIPMVSKIALLACLATPFGLWLLDIVSADVARLIITSIAIGSFFAFMLKRAPEINGSPLHMAIVGIASGLLNGFAAMPGPPVVLHFVRKQVPPPHRAVP, from the coding sequence TTGACGGCCCATACCGGACTGTCCTTGCTCTCATTTCTGGCGGTGTGTCTTATCGTTGGCGGTGCCGCTTTTTTTCGCGGGTTGACCGGTTTTGGCTACGCGATCTTGTCGGTCCCCTTTGTCAGCCTTGTTGCGACACCGGAAGTGGCGGTGGTCATGGCGATATTGATGCAACTCATTATCGGGCCATTTGGTATTCGGCAAGCTGCAGGCGTGATTGATATCCCGATGGTCAGCAAGATCGCGCTGCTTGCCTGCCTCGCCACGCCCTTTGGCTTATGGCTTCTCGATATCGTCAGCGCTGATGTCGCACGATTGATAATCACCAGCATCGCCATTGGCAGCTTTTTCGCCTTCATGCTAAAACGCGCACCAGAAATTAATGGCTCGCCGCTGCATATGGCCATAGTAGGCATAGCGTCAGGCCTGCTAAACGGTTTCGCAGCCATGCCTGGCCCGCCGGTCGTCCTTCACTTTGTCCGCAAACAAGTGCCCCCGCCACATCGCGCGGTTCCATGA
- a CDS encoding TetR family transcriptional regulator gives MPRPETDIEAGREKLIHMAETIIRERGAISFTITDLAAEAGMSQSNVYRFFENKDQLAEVMAGRWFAELIAIIEDLVETEMPAEQKLYEFFARRLVIKRARFEEDPDLFRSYMELGDQHFEVIRGYVDLTDHYMASILAEAMEAGYFEGLELDAVVSLVNTMVQPFCNPNLMMNMMHLADEGRLRQVIDTILTGLKARDHSVSEKPALHIAH, from the coding sequence ATGCCCCGTCCTGAAACCGATATCGAAGCTGGCCGCGAAAAATTGATCCATATGGCGGAGACAATCATCCGCGAGCGCGGTGCGATTTCCTTTACCATTACTGATCTTGCCGCCGAAGCCGGAATGTCGCAATCGAATGTCTATCGCTTCTTCGAAAATAAGGATCAATTGGCGGAGGTGATGGCGGGTCGCTGGTTTGCCGAACTGATTGCGATCATCGAAGATCTGGTGGAAACCGAAATGCCGGCAGAGCAAAAGCTCTATGAATTTTTTGCCCGGAGACTGGTGATCAAACGCGCGCGGTTTGAGGAAGACCCTGATCTGTTCCGGTCATACATGGAATTGGGTGATCAACATTTTGAAGTCATTCGCGGATATGTCGATCTCACCGATCATTACATGGCGAGCATTTTAGCCGAAGCGATGGAGGCAGGTTATTTCGAAGGGCTTGAACTCGACGCCGTCGTATCCTTAGTAAACACTATGGTTCAGCCGTTTTGCAATCCGAATTTGATGATGAACATGATGCATCTGGCTGATGAGGGTCGGTTGCGTCAGGTAATTGATACAATATTGACGGGTTTAAAAGCGCGCGATCATAGCGTTAGCGAAAAACCCGCACTGCATATCGCGCACTGA